A genomic stretch from Mycobacterium cookii includes:
- a CDS encoding antitoxin, whose amino-acid sequence MGFLDKAKDLLAQNADTVGSAIDKAGEFVDSKTDGKFKDTVNQVQEAAKNALKDGTKDEQ is encoded by the coding sequence ATGGGATTTCTGGACAAGGCCAAGGACCTGTTGGCGCAGAACGCCGACACGGTCGGCTCCGCGATCGACAAGGCCGGTGAGTTCGTCGACTCCAAAACCGACGGCAAGTTCAAGGACACCGTGAACCAGGTGCAGGAGGCGGCGAAGAACGCCTTGAAAGACGGCACCAAGGACGAGCAGTAG
- a CDS encoding acetyl-CoA acetyltransferase — MNTDVWILAGYQSDFARNLTREGLDFADLTREVVDATLAAAKVDASDIGVVHVANAFGEMFAEQGHLGAMPATVCDGLWDTPASRHEAACASGSVAALSAMADLRSGNYDTALVLGVELEKTVPGDTAARHLGAAAWTGHEGADAKFLWPSMFAKVADEYDRRYGLDDSHLRAIAQLNFANARRNPNAQTREWSVPQPISDDDVSNPLIEGRLRRFDCSQMTDGGAGVVLVNDNYLREHPDARPIARITGWGHCTVGLGLQQKLDRAADDPYVLPHVRSAVLDALRRAQVTLDDVHGFEVHDCFSPSEYLAIDHIGLTGPGESWKAIEHGEIENGGRLPINPSGGLIGGGHPVGASGVRMLLDAAKQVSGTAGDYQVENAKTFGTLNFGGSTATTVSFVVSEVH, encoded by the coding sequence ATGAATACGGATGTCTGGATCCTCGCCGGATATCAGAGCGACTTCGCCCGAAACCTCACCAGAGAAGGCCTCGATTTCGCGGACCTCACCCGCGAAGTCGTCGACGCCACCCTCGCCGCGGCGAAAGTCGACGCCTCCGATATCGGGGTGGTCCACGTCGCCAACGCGTTCGGTGAGATGTTCGCCGAACAAGGCCACCTCGGCGCGATGCCGGCCACCGTCTGCGACGGGCTGTGGGATACGCCGGCGTCCCGCCACGAAGCCGCCTGCGCGTCCGGAAGCGTGGCGGCGCTGTCCGCCATGGCCGACCTGCGGTCCGGCAACTACGACACAGCGTTGGTGCTCGGGGTCGAACTGGAGAAGACCGTGCCTGGCGATACCGCGGCCCGGCATCTTGGCGCCGCGGCATGGACGGGCCACGAGGGCGCCGACGCCAAATTCCTGTGGCCCTCGATGTTCGCGAAGGTCGCCGACGAATACGACCGCCGCTACGGCTTGGACGACAGCCATCTGCGGGCGATCGCGCAACTCAACTTCGCCAACGCGCGGCGCAACCCCAACGCCCAGACCCGCGAATGGTCTGTGCCTCAACCGATCAGCGACGACGACGTCAGCAACCCGCTCATCGAAGGCCGGCTGCGGCGGTTCGACTGTAGCCAGATGACCGACGGCGGAGCGGGAGTCGTCCTGGTCAACGATAACTACCTGCGCGAGCATCCCGACGCGCGACCGATCGCCCGGATCACCGGCTGGGGTCATTGCACCGTTGGACTGGGCCTGCAGCAAAAGCTCGACCGCGCCGCCGACGACCCGTACGTGCTGCCGCATGTCCGCAGTGCGGTGCTCGACGCACTGCGAAGAGCACAGGTGACGCTCGACGACGTCCACGGCTTCGAGGTACACGATTGCTTCAGTCCCAGTGAGTATTTGGCCATCGACCACATCGGCCTGACCGGGCCCGGCGAATCGTGGAAGGCCATCGAGCACGGCGAGATCGAGAACGGCGGACGACTGCCGATCAACCCGAGTGGCGGGCTGATCGGCGGGGGCCACCCAGTCGGTGCGTCGGGTGTGCGGATGCTTCTCGACGCGGCGAAGCAAGTCAGCGGCACGGCCGGCGACTACCAGGTCGAGAACGCGAAAACCTTTGGCACGCTGAACTTCGGTGGCAGCACCGCCACCACGGTCAGCTTCGTCGTCAGCGAGGTGCACTGA
- the fadD32 gene encoding long-chain-fatty-acid--AMP ligase FadD32, whose translation MPVPSPFIDQKTGRISFPDNSSLVRHVERWAKMRGDRLAYRYLDFSTERDGVYKDLAWSRFSARNRAVGARLQQVTKPGDRVAILAPQGLDYMVAFYGALYAGAIAVPLFDPAEPGHTGRLHSVLGDCAPSVILTTADSADGVRKFFRQDRPANERPRVIAVDAIPDEVAETWEPIVADPDDIAYLQYTSGSTRAPAGVKITHRAVATNLAQLITSLQVEEGQRGVMWLPLFHDMGLVTAMVPSVVGHCITIMSPTAFVRRPSRWIRELAVQPDDDGPTFSAAPNFAFEHAALRGLPKDGEPELDLSNVFALLNGSEPVSTASMRKFNEAFAPYGLPATAIKPSYGMAEATLFVSTTDMKRTATTIYVDRDELGRGRFQIVADAAPTAVAQVSSGVVAIDQWAAIVDSATAAEQPDGHVGEIWLHGNNIGAGYWGRDRDSEETFGNTLTSRATPSHTEGVPDDGRWMRTGDYGAYFGGELYVTGRVKDMVIIDGRNHYPQDLEYTAQEASSALRAGYVAAFSVPANQLPSQVFDVDPEDSSEQLVIVGERTPGAHKSDIGSIVDDIRAAIAVRHGVTARDVILVPAGAIPRTSSGKVGHAACRAAYLDGSLRGGYVTT comes from the coding sequence ATGCCCGTCCCCAGCCCGTTCATCGACCAGAAGACTGGGCGGATCTCTTTTCCCGACAACAGCAGCCTTGTCCGTCATGTCGAGCGGTGGGCCAAGATGCGCGGGGATCGGTTGGCCTACCGCTACCTCGATTTCTCGACCGAGCGCGACGGCGTCTACAAGGACCTGGCCTGGTCGCGGTTCAGTGCGCGCAACCGCGCCGTCGGTGCGCGACTGCAGCAGGTCACCAAACCGGGCGACCGCGTCGCAATCCTCGCTCCACAGGGCCTGGACTACATGGTGGCGTTCTACGGCGCGCTGTACGCCGGGGCTATTGCGGTGCCGTTGTTCGACCCCGCAGAACCAGGGCACACCGGCCGGCTGCACTCGGTGCTGGGCGACTGCGCGCCGTCCGTCATCCTGACCACCGCCGACTCCGCGGACGGGGTCCGCAAATTCTTTCGCCAAGACCGCCCGGCCAACGAGCGGCCCCGTGTCATTGCCGTCGACGCCATTCCCGATGAGGTCGCCGAAACCTGGGAGCCGATAGTGGCGGACCCGGACGACATCGCCTACCTGCAGTACACCTCCGGATCCACCCGCGCCCCGGCCGGAGTGAAGATCACCCACCGGGCGGTGGCCACCAACCTGGCGCAGCTCATCACCTCGCTACAGGTCGAAGAGGGCCAACGCGGCGTCATGTGGCTGCCGCTGTTTCACGACATGGGCCTGGTCACCGCCATGGTTCCGTCGGTCGTCGGACACTGCATCACGATCATGAGCCCGACCGCCTTTGTGCGCCGCCCCAGCCGATGGATACGGGAGTTGGCGGTTCAGCCCGACGACGACGGCCCGACCTTCTCGGCGGCGCCGAACTTCGCCTTCGAGCACGCCGCGTTACGGGGCCTGCCGAAAGACGGTGAGCCAGAACTCGATTTGAGCAACGTGTTCGCCTTGCTCAACGGCAGTGAGCCGGTTTCCACCGCGTCGATGCGCAAGTTCAATGAGGCGTTCGCCCCGTACGGCCTTCCGGCGACTGCCATCAAGCCGTCCTACGGCATGGCGGAGGCGACGCTGTTCGTCTCCACCACCGACATGAAGCGCACGGCCACCACGATTTACGTGGACCGCGACGAGCTGGGCCGCGGGCGGTTCCAGATCGTCGCCGACGCCGCGCCCACGGCTGTGGCGCAGGTGTCGAGCGGAGTCGTCGCGATCGACCAGTGGGCCGCCATCGTCGATTCCGCCACCGCTGCAGAGCAACCCGACGGCCACGTCGGCGAGATCTGGCTCCACGGCAACAACATCGGCGCGGGCTATTGGGGCCGCGACCGCGACTCCGAAGAGACCTTCGGCAACACCCTCACGTCACGCGCGACACCGTCGCACACCGAGGGTGTGCCAGACGACGGCCGATGGATGCGTACCGGCGATTACGGCGCCTACTTCGGCGGCGAGTTGTACGTCACCGGCCGGGTCAAGGACATGGTGATCATCGACGGCCGCAATCACTATCCACAAGACCTCGAGTACACAGCGCAGGAAGCCAGTAGTGCACTGCGTGCCGGCTATGTGGCTGCCTTCTCCGTGCCGGCCAATCAGCTGCCGTCGCAGGTGTTCGACGTCGACCCGGAGGACTCGTCGGAGCAACTCGTGATCGTCGGCGAGCGCACCCCCGGCGCGCACAAGTCCGACATCGGTTCGATCGTCGACGACATTCGCGCCGCGATCGCGGTGCGTCACGGCGTGACCGCGCGTGACGTCATCCTGGTGCCGGCCGGCGCGATCCCGCGGACCTCCAGCGGCAAAGTCGGCCACGCCGCGTGCCGGGCTGCCTACCTCGACGGCAGCCTGCGCGGCGGCTACGTCACGACGTGA
- a CDS encoding sulfurtransferase encodes MTFRGQVLITAAELSRLVAAGDPVTILDVRWRLDEPDGRATYLEGHLPGAVYVSLEDELSDNSVTARGRHPLPSGGNLETAARRWGVRQGVPTVVYDDWNRAGSARAWWVLTAAGISDVRILDGGLSAWRSAGGGVDSGPVTPTPGDATVLHDDLYAGALPTLTAEEVGDVALLDARAPERFRGDVEPIDPVAGHIPGAKNLPSGRVLADDGTFLADDALARLVPDHDGRLGAYCGSGVTASITVAALATLGYQAALFPGSWSQWSSDPARAVARGND; translated from the coding sequence TTGACCTTTCGCGGTCAGGTGCTCATCACCGCCGCGGAGTTGTCCCGCCTGGTCGCGGCCGGCGATCCGGTGACGATCCTCGATGTGCGCTGGCGGCTCGATGAGCCCGACGGCCGGGCAACCTATCTGGAGGGCCACTTGCCCGGCGCGGTGTATGTCTCGCTCGAAGACGAGCTCAGCGATAACTCCGTCACGGCCCGCGGCCGCCATCCGCTGCCGTCGGGCGGAAATCTCGAAACCGCCGCGCGCCGTTGGGGCGTCCGGCAGGGCGTGCCGACCGTCGTCTACGACGACTGGAACCGCGCGGGCTCGGCGCGGGCCTGGTGGGTCTTGACCGCAGCCGGGATCAGCGACGTCCGCATTCTGGACGGTGGCCTGTCCGCGTGGCGGTCTGCCGGCGGCGGGGTGGACTCCGGCCCGGTGACGCCCACCCCCGGCGATGCGACCGTGCTGCACGACGACCTGTACGCCGGCGCGCTGCCGACGCTGACTGCGGAGGAGGTCGGTGACGTCGCGCTGCTCGACGCCCGCGCCCCGGAACGCTTCCGCGGCGACGTCGAGCCGATCGATCCGGTCGCCGGGCACATCCCCGGTGCGAAGAACCTGCCGAGCGGCCGCGTGCTCGCCGACGACGGGACGTTCCTGGCCGACGACGCGCTCGCGCGACTGGTGCCCGACCACGACGGCCGACTCGGCGCGTACTGCGGTTCCGGCGTGACAGCCAGCATCACGGTCGCGGCGCTCGCCACGCTCGGTTACCAAGCAGCGCTCTTCCCCGGCTCCTGGTCGCAATGGAGTTCCGACCCCGCGCGGGCTGTCGCGCGCGGAAACGATTAG
- a CDS encoding type II toxin-antitoxin system Rv0910 family toxin yields MAKLSGSIDVPLPPEKAWANASDLSRYKEWLTIHRVWRSTLPEQLEKGTVIESILEVKGMANRIKWTIVHYKPPESMTLNGVGVGGVKVKLLAKVKPNAGDSVVSFDVHLGGPALFGPIGMIVAAALRSDIDESLNRFVTVFAPA; encoded by the coding sequence ATGGCGAAACTCTCCGGATCCATCGATGTACCGCTGCCACCCGAAAAGGCTTGGGCCAACGCGTCTGATCTGTCCCGCTACAAGGAATGGCTGACGATCCACCGGGTGTGGCGCAGCACGCTGCCCGAGCAGTTGGAGAAGGGCACGGTCATCGAGTCGATTCTCGAAGTCAAGGGCATGGCCAACCGGATCAAATGGACCATCGTGCACTACAAACCGCCGGAGTCGATGACGCTCAACGGCGTCGGCGTCGGCGGTGTCAAAGTCAAGTTGTTGGCCAAGGTCAAACCCAACGCCGGGGATTCGGTTGTCAGTTTCGACGTGCACCTGGGCGGCCCGGCGCTGTTCGGGCCGATCGGCATGATCGTCGCCGCGGCACTGCGCAGCGACATCGACGAATCGCTCAACAGGTTCGTCACGGTGTTCGCACCCGCCTGA
- a CDS encoding winged helix-turn-helix transcriptional regulator codes for MTSDAAEPTALTPGGINAVGRILGLLGDEWTLLIIQQALLGATRYGEFMERLPISNSVLTNRLRALTENGLLDRTVYRSRPVRAEYLITERGRALWPVLLSIWEWERRWVPEQADRLPGMRHTACDSDFAPTLSCQSCGEVVTEKEVTAQWGPSGSWPRSVPEAVTRRRSTGDTSRGQAGLFPETMSVFGNRWAAALLVCAFLGTSRFTDFQAQLGAPPSLLASRLQTFCANGVLCVSRQTGPARTCYQLTEKGRAFFPVIVTALQCGQRWFHAPEGPAVLITHICCGKPLLGLLTCDQCALPLTGDQVSVG; via the coding sequence GTGACGTCCGACGCGGCCGAGCCGACCGCGCTGACACCCGGCGGCATCAACGCCGTCGGCCGGATCCTGGGTCTGCTCGGCGACGAGTGGACGCTGCTGATCATCCAGCAGGCCCTGTTGGGGGCGACCCGCTACGGCGAGTTCATGGAGCGCCTGCCCATCTCGAATTCGGTGCTGACCAACCGGTTGCGGGCGCTGACGGAGAACGGCCTGCTCGATCGCACGGTGTACCGGTCCCGGCCGGTGCGCGCCGAATATCTGATTACCGAACGCGGGCGGGCGTTGTGGCCGGTGCTGCTGTCGATCTGGGAATGGGAACGACGATGGGTGCCTGAGCAGGCCGACCGCCTTCCGGGTATGCGGCACACGGCCTGCGACAGCGATTTCGCGCCCACGCTGAGCTGCCAATCGTGCGGCGAGGTGGTGACCGAGAAAGAGGTAACCGCGCAATGGGGCCCGAGTGGTTCGTGGCCACGCTCGGTGCCCGAGGCGGTGACTCGTCGCCGATCGACGGGCGACACCAGCCGCGGCCAGGCCGGTCTGTTTCCGGAGACCATGAGCGTGTTCGGAAATCGTTGGGCAGCAGCGCTATTGGTATGCGCATTCCTGGGTACCAGTCGCTTCACCGATTTTCAGGCTCAGCTCGGGGCGCCGCCGTCGCTACTGGCAAGCAGGTTGCAGACGTTCTGCGCCAACGGTGTGCTGTGCGTGTCGCGCCAAACCGGCCCGGCGCGCACCTGCTACCAGCTCACCGAAAAGGGCCGCGCGTTCTTCCCCGTCATCGTCACCGCGCTGCAGTGTGGCCAGCGATGGTTCCACGCACCGGAAGGCCCGGCGGTACTGATCACCCACATCTGTTGCGGCAAGCCGCTCCTCGGGCTGTTGACCTGCGATCAATGCGCGCTGCCCCTGACGGGTGACCAGGTCAGCGTCGGCTAG
- a CDS encoding carotenoid oxygenase family protein, whose amino-acid sequence MDIEVVGKFLSTLPEDDDHPYRTGPWRPQTSEWDADDLTAVEGRIPDDLDGVYLRNTENPLHPSLKTYHPFDGDGMVHVVGFRDGKAFYRNRFIRTDGFAAENEAGGPLWPGLAEPVQLAKRDDGWGARTRMKDASSTDVIVHRGVALTSFYQCGDLYRVDPLSGNTLGKETWNGYFPSDWGVSAHPKVDGKTGELLFFNYSKQAPYMHYGVVDERNELAHYVDVPLPGPRLPHDMAFTENYVILNDFPLFWDPQLLEHDVHLPRFYPDMPSRFAVLPRRGGSDRIRWFEADPTFVLHFVNAYEDGDEIVLDGFFEGAPQPLDTGGNKWDKLFRFLALDRLQARLHRWRFNLVTGAVHEEQLSESITEFGVMNPDYTSGDYRYAYAATGKPGWFLFDGLVKHDLRTGGEEHFRFSDGVYGSEAAMAPRPGATGEDDGYLITLTTDMNADASYCLIFDAARVGDGPLCKLALPERISSGTHATWASGSQLRRWRDADSAAGAIGL is encoded by the coding sequence ATGGATATCGAAGTCGTCGGCAAGTTCCTGTCGACCCTGCCCGAAGACGACGATCACCCGTACCGCACCGGTCCGTGGCGGCCGCAGACCAGCGAGTGGGACGCCGACGACCTGACGGCCGTGGAAGGCCGGATTCCGGATGATCTCGACGGCGTCTACCTGCGTAACACCGAGAACCCGCTGCATCCGTCACTGAAGACGTATCATCCGTTCGACGGCGACGGCATGGTGCACGTTGTCGGGTTTCGCGACGGAAAAGCGTTCTACCGCAACCGGTTTATCCGCACAGACGGGTTTGCGGCGGAGAACGAGGCCGGCGGGCCGCTGTGGCCCGGGTTGGCCGAGCCAGTGCAACTCGCCAAACGCGACGACGGCTGGGGGGCGCGCACCCGGATGAAGGACGCGTCGAGCACCGACGTCATCGTCCACCGCGGAGTCGCGCTTACCAGCTTCTACCAGTGCGGCGATCTCTACCGCGTCGACCCGTTGTCGGGGAACACGCTGGGCAAGGAAACTTGGAACGGATACTTCCCCAGCGACTGGGGAGTCTCAGCGCATCCGAAAGTCGACGGCAAGACCGGCGAGCTGTTGTTCTTCAACTACAGCAAGCAGGCCCCATACATGCACTACGGCGTCGTCGACGAGCGCAACGAGTTGGCGCACTACGTCGATGTTCCGCTACCCGGACCACGGCTGCCGCACGACATGGCGTTCACCGAAAACTACGTCATACTCAACGATTTCCCGCTGTTCTGGGATCCGCAGCTGCTCGAACACGACGTGCACTTACCGCGGTTCTATCCCGACATGCCGTCCCGCTTCGCGGTGTTGCCGCGCCGCGGCGGAAGCGACCGGATCCGCTGGTTCGAGGCCGACCCGACATTCGTGCTGCATTTCGTCAACGCCTACGAGGACGGCGACGAGATCGTGCTCGACGGGTTCTTCGAAGGAGCGCCCCAGCCCCTGGACACCGGTGGAAACAAGTGGGACAAGCTCTTTCGCTTCCTGGCGCTGGACCGTCTACAGGCCCGGCTGCACCGCTGGCGGTTCAACCTGGTCACCGGCGCCGTGCATGAAGAGCAGTTGTCGGAGTCCATCACCGAGTTCGGGGTGATGAACCCCGATTACACGTCCGGTGACTACCGCTACGCGTACGCCGCCACCGGCAAGCCGGGCTGGTTCCTGTTCGACGGCCTGGTCAAGCATGATCTGCGCACCGGAGGTGAGGAGCACTTCCGGTTCAGCGACGGCGTCTACGGCAGTGAGGCAGCGATGGCTCCGCGACCGGGAGCCACGGGTGAGGACGACGGCTACCTGATCACGCTGACCACCGACATGAACGCCGACGCCTCGTACTGCCTGATCTTCGATGCGGCCCGCGTCGGCGACGGTCCGCTCTGCAAACTGGCGCTGCCCGAACGGATTTCCAGCGGCACCCACGCCACCTGGGCGTCGGGGTCGCAATTGCGCCGCTGGCGGGACGCCGACTCAGCCGCCGGCGCCATCGGGCTGTGA
- a CDS encoding DUF4139 domain-containing protein, with the protein MRYNPPPNWPKPPKGWVPHPDWSPDPAWPPPPPGWRLWIDDETPDEQPPKPALGRLKQAGDDGEYFGDEMAWADDAGPAPAEEELDGAAPPESTEVAPEDLSVHHLGRSATIKWDDERSYDIGKIVAIAADATAVNVKLAGIEAPVSFPREPAPDGPGNPRIFVWI; encoded by the coding sequence ATGCGCTACAACCCGCCCCCCAACTGGCCGAAGCCGCCAAAAGGATGGGTGCCGCACCCGGACTGGTCGCCGGATCCGGCCTGGCCGCCGCCACCCCCGGGCTGGCGGTTGTGGATCGATGACGAGACCCCGGACGAGCAGCCGCCGAAACCAGCGCTGGGGCGGCTCAAGCAAGCCGGCGACGACGGCGAGTATTTCGGCGACGAAATGGCCTGGGCCGACGACGCCGGGCCCGCGCCGGCCGAAGAGGAATTGGACGGCGCCGCGCCGCCGGAGTCGACGGAGGTCGCGCCCGAAGACCTGTCCGTGCATCACCTCGGGCGCAGCGCCACGATCAAATGGGACGACGAGCGCAGCTACGACATTGGCAAGATTGTCGCCATCGCCGCCGATGCGACAGCGGTCAACGTGAAACTCGCCGGCATCGAGGCGCCGGTGTCGTTCCCGCGGGAGCCCGCACCCGACGGCCCCGGCAATCCGCGAATCTTCGTCTGGATCTGA
- a CDS encoding NAD(P)H-dependent flavin oxidoreductase, whose product MTNRIQALLGVQYPVVQAPMTYIARAELAAAVSEGGGLGMIETLTPEGRADLRRVRELTARPVAANLMIQGWKRDPSIVDELAAAEVRHVFTSAGDPALFTKRLHDAGMTVVHVIGSLKGAMKAVDAGVDALVVEGVEGGGFKSALGASTLVLLPLVADRVDLPIIAAGGICDARSAAAAVVLGAEGVQMGTRMLASHEAAVHHNFKDAIMAAGDDGTVMLDLPGNPTMRVLRTGLAARVAAADSEVQLLGRITDLYFDGDMEASVANTGQVSSRIVDLQPASRIVEQTWAEIETALTESRSRLGRRGAAQ is encoded by the coding sequence GTGACCAACCGCATTCAAGCACTCCTGGGCGTCCAGTACCCCGTAGTTCAGGCGCCGATGACCTATATCGCCAGGGCTGAATTGGCCGCCGCAGTCTCCGAGGGCGGCGGCCTGGGCATGATCGAGACCCTGACGCCCGAGGGTCGCGCCGACCTGCGCCGGGTCCGTGAACTCACGGCCCGCCCGGTCGCGGCCAACCTGATGATTCAGGGCTGGAAACGTGATCCGTCGATCGTCGACGAGTTGGCCGCCGCCGAGGTTCGCCACGTGTTCACCTCCGCCGGTGACCCGGCACTGTTCACGAAACGGCTGCACGACGCCGGGATGACCGTCGTGCACGTAATCGGATCGCTGAAGGGCGCGATGAAAGCCGTGGACGCGGGCGTCGACGCGCTGGTGGTCGAGGGAGTGGAAGGCGGCGGGTTCAAATCCGCCCTCGGTGCATCCACGCTGGTGCTGCTTCCGCTGGTGGCCGATCGTGTCGACCTTCCGATCATCGCGGCGGGCGGGATCTGCGACGCCCGCTCCGCGGCGGCCGCCGTGGTGCTGGGCGCCGAGGGTGTGCAGATGGGCACCCGAATGCTGGCCAGCCATGAGGCCGCCGTCCATCACAACTTCAAGGACGCCATCATGGCCGCCGGCGATGACGGCACCGTCATGCTGGATCTTCCCGGCAACCCGACGATGCGGGTGCTGCGAACCGGTCTCGCGGCCCGCGTCGCAGCGGCCGACTCCGAAGTACAGCTGCTCGGCCGGATCACCGACCTGTACTTCGACGGTGACATGGAAGCCAGCGTCGCCAATACCGGTCAGGTGTCCTCCCGCATCGTCGATCTGCAACCGGCGTCGCGGATCGTCGAACAAACCTGGGCCGAGATCGAGACCGCTTTGACCGAAAGCCGATCTCGGCTCGGCCGACGCGGCGCAGCACAATGA